Proteins co-encoded in one Actinomadura luteofluorescens genomic window:
- the thrS gene encoding threonine--tRNA ligase — protein sequence MSTVSELRITLDGSERAVPAGTTAGQALEADGRTVVAARVNGELRDLAGELSDGDAVEPVEIGSDDGRAIMRHSAAHVMAQAVQELFPEARLGIGPPVENGFYYDFDVPEPFTPDDLKRIEKRMREIVKQGQRFSRRPVSEEDARAELSAEPYKLELIGLKGTGPVADAADGAEVEVGGGELTIYDNLDAKSGDLRWKDLCRGPHLPSTRVIPAFKLMRSGGAYWRGSEKNPQLQRIYGTAWESREKQDEYLRFLEEAEKRDHRRLGAELDLFSFPNEIGSGLAVFHPKGGAVRKVMEDYSRRRHEEEGYEFVNTPHITKGHLFETSGHLGWYKDDMFPAMEVDGGDYYLKPMNCPMHNLIFRARGRSYRELPLRLFEFGSVYRYEKSGVVHGLTRVRGMTQDDAHIYCTEDQMGEEIKRLLDFVLGLLRDYGLNEFYLELSTRDESDKFIGSDEMWEKATAALRGAAESTGLDLVPDPGGAAFYGPKISVQAKDAIGRTWQLSTIQVDPNQPERFGLEYQAADGTRQRPMMLHRALFGSIERFFGVLLEHYAGAMPPWLAPVQAVGIPIGDGHVPHLEKVAARLGEHGLRVEVDASSDRMQKKIRNAQKQKVPYMLLAGDDDVAKDAVSFRYRSGEQKNGVPIDEAVEEIVEAVRTRVQV from the coding sequence GTGTCCACCGTGTCCGAGCTGCGCATCACCCTCGACGGGAGCGAGCGGGCGGTGCCGGCGGGCACCACCGCGGGCCAGGCGCTGGAGGCCGACGGCCGCACCGTGGTCGCCGCCCGCGTCAACGGCGAGCTGCGCGACCTCGCCGGCGAGCTGAGCGACGGCGACGCCGTCGAGCCGGTCGAGATCGGCTCGGACGACGGCCGGGCGATCATGCGGCACTCCGCCGCGCACGTGATGGCGCAGGCCGTCCAGGAGCTGTTCCCCGAGGCCAGGCTCGGCATCGGCCCGCCGGTGGAGAACGGCTTCTACTACGACTTCGACGTCCCCGAGCCGTTCACCCCCGACGACCTCAAGCGCATCGAGAAGCGGATGCGCGAGATCGTCAAGCAGGGGCAGCGGTTCTCCCGCCGCCCCGTCTCCGAGGAGGACGCGCGCGCCGAGCTGTCCGCCGAGCCCTACAAGCTGGAGCTGATCGGCCTCAAGGGGACCGGCCCGGTCGCGGACGCGGCCGACGGCGCCGAGGTCGAGGTGGGCGGCGGCGAGCTGACCATCTACGACAACCTGGACGCCAAGTCCGGCGACCTGCGCTGGAAGGACCTGTGCCGCGGCCCGCACCTGCCGTCCACCCGGGTCATCCCCGCGTTCAAGCTGATGCGCTCGGGCGGCGCCTACTGGCGCGGCAGCGAGAAGAACCCGCAGCTCCAGCGGATCTACGGCACCGCCTGGGAGTCCCGCGAGAAGCAGGACGAGTACCTGAGGTTCCTGGAGGAGGCCGAGAAGCGCGACCACCGCCGCCTCGGCGCCGAGCTCGACCTGTTCTCCTTCCCGAACGAGATCGGCAGCGGCCTCGCCGTCTTCCACCCGAAGGGCGGCGCCGTCCGCAAGGTGATGGAGGACTACTCGCGCCGCCGGCACGAGGAGGAGGGGTACGAGTTCGTCAACACCCCGCACATCACCAAGGGCCACCTGTTCGAGACCTCCGGGCACCTCGGCTGGTACAAGGACGACATGTTCCCCGCCATGGAGGTCGACGGCGGCGACTACTACCTCAAGCCGATGAACTGCCCGATGCACAACCTGATCTTCCGGGCGCGCGGCCGGTCCTACCGGGAGCTGCCGCTGCGCTTGTTCGAGTTCGGGTCGGTGTACCGGTACGAGAAGTCGGGCGTCGTGCACGGCCTCACCCGCGTGCGGGGCATGACCCAGGACGACGCGCACATCTACTGCACCGAGGACCAGATGGGCGAGGAGATCAAGCGCCTCCTCGACTTCGTCCTCGGCCTGCTGCGCGACTACGGCCTGAACGAGTTCTACCTGGAGCTGTCCACCCGCGACGAGTCCGACAAGTTCATCGGCTCGGACGAGATGTGGGAGAAGGCCACCGCCGCCCTCCGCGGCGCCGCCGAGTCCACCGGGCTCGACCTCGTCCCCGACCCGGGCGGCGCGGCGTTCTACGGCCCCAAGATCTCCGTGCAGGCCAAGGACGCGATCGGTCGCACCTGGCAGCTGTCGACCATCCAGGTCGACCCCAACCAGCCAGAGCGCTTCGGCCTGGAGTACCAGGCGGCCGACGGCACCCGGCAGCGGCCCATGATGCTGCACCGGGCCCTGTTCGGGTCGATCGAGCGGTTCTTCGGCGTGCTGCTGGAGCACTACGCGGGCGCGATGCCGCCGTGGCTGGCGCCGGTGCAGGCGGTCGGCATCCCGATCGGCGACGGCCACGTCCCGCACCTGGAGAAGGTCGCCGCGCGGCTGGGCGAGCACGGCCTGCGCGTCGAGGTGGACGCCTCCTCCGACCGGATGCAGAAGAAGATCCGCAACGCGCAGAAGCAGAAGGTCCCGTACATGCTGCTCGCGGGCGACGACGACGTCGCCAAGGACGCGGTGTCCTTCCGGTACCGCAGCGGCGAGCAGAAGAACGGCGTCCCGATCGACGAGGCGGTCGAGGAGATCGTCGAGGCCGTGCGGACCCGCGTGCAGGTCTGA
- a CDS encoding Asp23/Gls24 family envelope stress response protein, giving the protein MTGLDKRQTGNAEQGPGAGPGPRFPGAPAGLPETDPPPAPSQGPISPGMPSPSGPSPHIPSPSMPSQGAPLPGMPQGTPQGAPLSAPLAPAAQQPVPPPRGVLSSGPNAVPMTMHGSSGDLSAPVDGRITIGDAVIGKIAAFAALEVEGVAGLTVRDEPAATGVRVVRNDDEVTLDVAIAVEYGTVIKDVAVKVKANVARVAALMLGTRVAAVNVSVEDVRQAARA; this is encoded by the coding sequence ATGACCGGGCTCGACAAGCGCCAGACCGGGAACGCCGAGCAGGGGCCGGGGGCCGGGCCCGGGCCGCGGTTCCCCGGGGCGCCCGCCGGCCTCCCGGAGACGGATCCTCCCCCCGCCCCGTCGCAGGGCCCGATCTCCCCCGGCATGCCGTCCCCGAGCGGCCCGTCCCCGCACATCCCGTCCCCGAGCATGCCGTCCCAGGGCGCGCCGCTCCCGGGAATGCCGCAGGGAACCCCGCAAGGGGCTCCGCTGTCGGCGCCGCTCGCACCCGCGGCGCAGCAGCCGGTCCCTCCCCCGCGGGGCGTACTGTCGTCGGGGCCGAACGCGGTGCCGATGACGATGCACGGCTCGTCGGGCGACCTGAGCGCGCCGGTGGACGGCCGCATCACGATCGGCGACGCGGTGATCGGGAAGATCGCGGCGTTCGCCGCGCTGGAGGTCGAGGGCGTCGCCGGCCTCACCGTCCGGGACGAGCCCGCCGCGACGGGCGTGCGCGTCGTGCGGAACGACGACGAGGTCACGCTGGACGTCGCCATCGCCGTCGAGTACGGCACGGTGATCAAGGACGTGGCGGTGAAGGTGAAGGCGAACGTGGCGCGGGTGGCGGCCCTGATGCTGGGGACGCGGGTCGCCGCCGTCAACGTGTCGGTCGAGGACGTCCGTCAGGCGGCGCGGGCGTAG
- a CDS encoding HIT family protein, translated as MTAEPEESVVQQGREDAPGAGAGNERTPRFEEERGGAGTPDNFQRLWTPHRMAYIKGENKPTGAGSGDGCPFCEIPKMTDEEGLIVARGSSVFAVLNLYPYNSGHLMVVPYRHVADYADLEEPEYAELATFTQRSLTALRKASGAQGFNVGMNLGLVAGAGIAAHLHQHVVPRWGGDTNFMPVVGQTKVLPQLLRDTRRMLADAWPHDV; from the coding sequence TTGACCGCAGAGCCGGAGGAGTCCGTGGTGCAGCAGGGGCGCGAGGACGCGCCCGGGGCCGGCGCCGGGAACGAGCGCACGCCCCGCTTCGAGGAGGAGAGGGGCGGCGCCGGCACGCCCGACAACTTCCAGCGGCTCTGGACTCCGCACCGGATGGCCTACATCAAGGGCGAGAACAAGCCCACGGGCGCGGGGTCGGGCGACGGCTGCCCGTTCTGCGAGATCCCGAAGATGACCGACGAGGAGGGGCTCATCGTGGCCCGCGGGTCGTCGGTTTTCGCGGTGCTGAACCTCTACCCCTACAACTCCGGGCACCTGATGGTCGTCCCGTACCGGCACGTCGCCGACTACGCCGACCTCGAAGAGCCGGAGTACGCGGAGCTGGCGACGTTCACGCAGCGGTCCCTGACGGCGCTGCGCAAGGCGAGCGGCGCGCAGGGCTTCAACGTCGGCATGAACCTCGGTCTCGTCGCCGGCGCGGGCATCGCGGCCCACCTGCACCAGCACGTCGTCCCGCGCTGGGGCGGCGACACGAACTTCATGCCGGTCGTCGGGCAGACCAAGGTGCTGCCGCAGCTGCTGCGCGACACCCGCCGGATGCTCGCCGACGCCTGGCCGCACGACGTCTGA
- a CDS encoding polysaccharide deacetylase family protein produces MDDPRRPAAPGRRAFIKGFGLAAAGAVTLGAGAEAVGAVVGSGNAPSSAMAVPIAGPWRPGNAHVDVVWGVDTAQKLVALTFDDGPMPNWTPMVHDILDAERVKATFFLVGERLVRHARLVHGRMDRHEAGNHTWQHQDLSRLSDERALEQLRRAHNAIGRIVGKEPRFLRPPFGHLGGTTLSAACRFEYDIALWSIKMLEKTYEDDPPALVDYIVGNTGPGTILLAHDTGHHDRLVALRNLVPMIRGLRAKGYEFVTVSELMSVSQAPPRAPGDGGLRRAAPPA; encoded by the coding sequence GTGGACGACCCCCGGCGTCCGGCCGCCCCCGGACGCCGGGCGTTCATCAAGGGGTTCGGCCTGGCGGCCGCCGGAGCGGTCACGCTGGGCGCGGGGGCGGAGGCGGTCGGCGCCGTGGTCGGTTCGGGGAACGCGCCCTCGTCGGCGATGGCGGTCCCCATCGCCGGTCCGTGGCGGCCCGGGAACGCGCATGTGGACGTGGTCTGGGGCGTCGACACCGCCCAGAAGCTCGTCGCCCTCACCTTCGACGACGGGCCGATGCCCAACTGGACGCCCATGGTGCACGACATCCTGGACGCCGAGCGGGTCAAGGCCACGTTCTTCCTCGTCGGGGAGCGGCTCGTCCGGCACGCCCGGCTCGTGCACGGGCGGATGGACCGGCACGAGGCCGGCAACCACACCTGGCAGCACCAGGACCTGTCGCGCCTCTCCGACGAGCGGGCCCTGGAGCAGCTGCGGCGCGCCCACAACGCCATCGGGCGGATCGTCGGCAAGGAGCCCCGGTTCCTGCGGCCCCCGTTCGGCCATCTGGGCGGGACCACGCTGAGCGCCGCGTGCCGGTTCGAGTACGACATCGCACTGTGGTCGATCAAGATGCTGGAGAAGACCTACGAGGACGACCCGCCGGCGCTGGTGGACTACATCGTCGGCAACACCGGGCCCGGCACGATCCTGCTCGCCCATGACACCGGCCACCACGACCGCCTCGTCGCGCTGCGCAACCTCGTCCCGATGATCCGCGGCCTGCGCGCCAAGGGCTACGAGTTCGTCACGGTCTCGGAGCTGATGAGCGTCTCGCAGGCCCCGCCCCGCGCGCCGGGCGACGGGGGCCTGCGGCGCGCCGCGCCTCCCGCCTAG
- a CDS encoding elongation factor G-like protein EF-G2, with translation MADKGGHPGAPGRAPEAGGCDKVRNVALVGHSGAGKTTLVEALLAATGTLQRAGKVEDGTTVSDFDDVEVRQQRSVNLALAPLAHGDVKVNLIDTPGYADFVGDLRAGLRAADAALFVISAVDGIDGLTRMIWEECAAVRMPRAVVITKVDQQRGDYDDVVMTCQDVFGEGVAPLYFPAQGDDGLKGLIGLLSQRCLDYSTGRRTECDPDPRYLDQISEQRASLIEGIIQESEDETLMDRYLSGEEIDVKALIEDLETAVARGSFYPVLATSVPHGDHPGPVVGMPELLEVITQAFPSPLEHGIPPVTPVAGGPPKEISCDPEGPLVAEVVKTTSDPYVGRISLVRVFSGTLRPDTTVHVSGHGMEDRGHEDHDVDERVGALTSPLGKTQRTVSSCGAGDICAVAKLGRAETGDTLSDPGAPMVMAPWSMPDPLLPVAIRAKSKADEDKLSQALGRLVAEDPTLRLENNAETRQLVLWCMGEAHADVLIDRLRARYGVEVERVDLRVPLRETFGGTAKGLGRHVKQSGGHGQYGICHIDVEPLPSGEGFEFVDKIVGGVVPRQFIPSVEKGVRQQMERGVSAGYPMVDVKVTLHDGKAHSVDSSDMAFQAAGALALKDAAGQVPILLLEPVDEVEVLIADEYVGQIMSDLTSRRGRVLGSQAVPGGRTMIKAEVPQLEIVRYAIDLRSMSQGTGTFTRGFLRYEPLPSHLADKVAADSRDG, from the coding sequence ATGGCGGACAAGGGAGGCCACCCGGGAGCCCCCGGCAGGGCACCGGAGGCCGGCGGGTGCGACAAGGTGCGCAATGTCGCGTTGGTCGGCCATTCGGGGGCCGGAAAGACCACGCTCGTCGAGGCGCTGCTCGCCGCCACGGGCACGCTGCAGCGGGCGGGGAAGGTCGAGGACGGCACCACCGTCAGCGACTTCGACGACGTGGAGGTGCGCCAGCAGCGCTCGGTCAACCTCGCGCTCGCGCCCCTGGCGCACGGCGACGTCAAGGTCAATCTCATCGACACCCCCGGCTACGCCGACTTCGTCGGCGACCTGCGGGCCGGGCTGCGCGCCGCCGACGCAGCACTGTTCGTGATCTCGGCAGTGGACGGCATCGACGGGCTCACCCGGATGATCTGGGAGGAGTGCGCGGCGGTGCGGATGCCCCGCGCGGTCGTCATCACCAAGGTCGACCAGCAGCGCGGCGACTACGACGACGTGGTCATGACCTGCCAGGACGTCTTCGGCGAGGGCGTCGCGCCGCTGTACTTCCCGGCCCAGGGCGACGACGGCCTGAAGGGCCTGATCGGGCTGCTGTCGCAGCGCTGCCTCGACTACTCGACCGGGCGGCGCACCGAGTGCGACCCCGATCCCCGGTACCTGGACCAGATCTCCGAGCAGCGCGCCTCGCTCATCGAGGGGATCATCCAGGAGAGCGAGGACGAGACCCTCATGGACCGCTACCTGTCCGGTGAGGAGATCGACGTCAAGGCGCTCATCGAGGACCTGGAGACCGCGGTCGCGCGCGGCAGCTTCTACCCCGTCCTCGCGACGTCGGTCCCGCACGGCGACCACCCCGGCCCGGTGGTCGGCATGCCGGAACTGCTGGAGGTCATCACCCAGGCGTTCCCGTCCCCCCTCGAACACGGCATCCCGCCCGTGACCCCGGTGGCGGGCGGGCCCCCGAAGGAGATCTCCTGCGATCCGGAGGGGCCGCTGGTCGCCGAGGTCGTCAAGACCACGTCCGACCCCTACGTCGGGCGGATCTCGCTGGTCCGCGTCTTCTCCGGGACGCTGCGCCCCGACACGACCGTGCACGTCTCCGGGCACGGCATGGAGGACCGCGGCCACGAGGACCACGACGTCGACGAGCGCGTCGGCGCGCTCACCTCCCCGCTGGGCAAGACGCAGCGCACCGTTTCGTCGTGCGGGGCGGGCGACATCTGCGCGGTCGCGAAGCTCGGCCGCGCCGAGACCGGCGACACGCTGTCGGATCCGGGCGCCCCCATGGTGATGGCCCCCTGGTCCATGCCGGACCCGCTGCTGCCGGTCGCGATCCGCGCGAAGTCCAAGGCCGACGAGGACAAGCTGAGCCAGGCGCTCGGCCGGCTCGTCGCCGAGGATCCGACGCTGCGGCTGGAGAACAACGCCGAGACCCGCCAGCTGGTGCTGTGGTGCATGGGCGAGGCCCACGCCGACGTGCTGATCGACCGGCTGCGCGCCCGGTACGGCGTCGAGGTCGAGCGGGTGGACCTGCGCGTCCCGCTGCGGGAGACGTTCGGCGGGACGGCGAAGGGCCTCGGCCGGCACGTCAAGCAGAGCGGCGGGCACGGCCAGTACGGCATCTGCCACATCGACGTCGAGCCGCTGCCCTCCGGCGAGGGCTTCGAGTTCGTCGACAAGATCGTCGGCGGGGTCGTCCCGCGCCAGTTCATCCCGTCGGTCGAGAAGGGCGTCCGGCAGCAGATGGAGCGGGGCGTGTCCGCCGGGTACCCGATGGTCGACGTCAAGGTCACGCTGCACGACGGCAAGGCGCACTCGGTCGACTCCTCCGACATGGCGTTCCAGGCCGCCGGCGCGCTCGCGCTGAAGGACGCGGCGGGCCAGGTGCCGATCCTGCTGCTGGAGCCCGTCGACGAGGTGGAGGTCCTGATCGCCGACGAGTACGTGGGCCAGATCATGTCCGACCTCACCTCGCGGCGCGGCCGGGTGCTCGGTTCCCAGGCGGTGCCCGGCGGGCGCACGATGATCAAGGCCGAGGTGCCGCAGTTGGAGATCGTCCGGTACGCGATCGACCTGCGGTCGATGTCGCAGGGCACCGGCACGTTCACCCGCGGCTTCCTGCGCTACGAGCCGCTCCCCTCGCATCTCGCCGACAAGGTCGCCGCCGACTCCAGGGACGGCTGA
- the pgsA gene encoding phosphatidylinositol phosphate synthase, producing the protein MLNKIRPALGRVLTPVGQAVARTGVSPNAITVIGTVGVAAGALVLFPRGEFFWGTMVITAFVLFDMLDGAVARVTGKISAFGAFLDSTMDRVADAAIFAGLMIGLYRAGQEPLAGVALYCLVSGVVVSYAKARAEGLGYTCNVGIAERAERLIVALVAAGFDGLGVPYILAVALWGLAVLSTVTVGQRFAAVYAQARPGAGAGAGNGAPNGAEKTPEPRP; encoded by the coding sequence ATGCTCAACAAGATCAGGCCCGCGCTGGGGCGAGTCCTCACCCCCGTCGGACAGGCGGTCGCGCGGACCGGGGTCTCGCCCAACGCCATCACCGTCATCGGGACGGTCGGCGTCGCCGCCGGCGCGCTCGTGCTGTTCCCCCGCGGGGAGTTCTTCTGGGGGACGATGGTCATCACCGCGTTCGTCCTGTTCGACATGCTCGACGGCGCGGTCGCCCGGGTCACCGGGAAGATCTCCGCGTTCGGCGCGTTCCTGGACTCCACCATGGACCGCGTCGCCGACGCCGCGATCTTCGCCGGGCTGATGATCGGGCTGTACCGGGCGGGCCAGGAGCCCCTCGCCGGGGTCGCCCTGTACTGCCTGGTCTCCGGGGTCGTGGTGTCCTACGCCAAGGCCCGCGCCGAGGGCCTCGGCTACACCTGCAACGTCGGCATCGCCGAGCGCGCCGAGCGCCTCATCGTCGCCCTGGTCGCGGCCGGGTTCGACGGGCTGGGCGTCCCCTACATCCTCGCCGTCGCCCTGTGGGGCCTCGCCGTGCTCAGCACCGTCACGGTCGGGCAGCGGTTCGCCGCGGTGTACGCCCAGGCGAGGCCCGGCGCGGGCGCCGGAGCCGGGAACGGCGCGCCGAACGGGGCCGAGAAGACGCCGGAGCCGCGTCCATGA
- a CDS encoding phosphatidylinositol mannoside acyltransferase, translating into MTTPRREEAAPSLRDEVTDAVYALGWTVVRKMPESAARLVFAALADRTWHRYGGGVRQLEKNLCRVLGKDAVDDEVRVLSKKVLRSYFRYWLEVFRLPEYDRARILGRMRVTGEKKIFTNLDSGRGVILALPHMGNYEHAGAWLVHCGYPFTTVAERLEPASLFDRFVEFREGLGMEVLAHKGASAYGRMAQRLRAGRPVCLVVDRDLTESGIDVRFFGATARMPAVSAALAVQTGAALIPVTLWYEGEYWAARVHEEIPVPDGGGRQEKIQAMTQDLARAFEEGIAAHPEDWHMLQKVWVDDLPDGRR; encoded by the coding sequence ATGACCACCCCCCGCCGCGAAGAGGCGGCGCCGTCGCTTCGCGACGAGGTGACCGACGCCGTCTACGCCCTGGGCTGGACGGTCGTCCGCAAGATGCCGGAGAGCGCGGCGCGCCTGGTGTTCGCCGCGCTCGCCGACCGCACCTGGCACCGCTACGGCGGCGGCGTGCGGCAGCTGGAGAAGAACCTGTGCCGCGTCCTCGGCAAGGACGCCGTCGACGACGAGGTCCGCGTCCTCAGCAAGAAGGTGCTGCGCTCCTACTTCCGCTACTGGCTGGAGGTCTTCCGGCTGCCCGAGTACGACCGGGCGCGGATCCTCGGCCGGATGCGGGTCACCGGCGAGAAGAAGATCTTCACCAACCTCGACTCCGGGCGGGGCGTCATCCTGGCGCTGCCCCACATGGGCAACTACGAGCACGCCGGCGCGTGGCTGGTGCACTGCGGGTACCCCTTCACCACCGTCGCCGAGCGGCTCGAACCCGCGTCGCTGTTCGACCGGTTCGTCGAGTTCCGCGAGGGCCTCGGAATGGAGGTCCTCGCGCACAAGGGCGCCTCCGCCTACGGGCGCATGGCGCAGCGGCTGCGGGCCGGCCGGCCCGTCTGCCTGGTCGTCGACCGCGACCTGACCGAGAGCGGCATCGACGTGCGGTTCTTCGGCGCCACCGCCCGGATGCCCGCCGTGTCGGCCGCGCTGGCCGTCCAGACGGGCGCCGCCCTCATTCCCGTGACACTCTGGTACGAGGGCGAGTATTGGGCTGCGCGGGTCCACGAGGAGATCCCCGTGCCGGACGGGGGCGGCAGACAGGAGAAGATCCAGGCCATGACCCAGGACCTCGCGCGCGCCTTCGAGGAGGGCATCGCCGCCCACCCCGAGGACTGGCACATGCTGCAGAAGGTCTGGGTGGACGACCTCCCGGACGGCCGAAGATGA
- a CDS encoding glycosyltransferase family 4 protein: MRVGLVCPYTWDVPGGVQQHIGDLAEALVALGHAVSVITPADDDADLPPYVVSAGRAVPVPYNGSVARLAFGFLSAGRVRRWIREGGFDVLHVHEPAAPSLGLLACWAADGPIVGTFHASYERSRALSVTAPILQSALEKITGRIAVSEAARTTLVENLGGDAVLIPNGVATERYAPAEPLPGWRGRTDTPRDGDGGALGFLGRMDEPRKGLQVLLRAFEILGRSRPGLRLLIAGPGDAGDVLARVPAGLRDRVVVLGMVSEQDKVRAYHSVDVFVAPNLGGESFGIVLAEAMAAGAPILASDIEAFDRVLRGGRAGALFPAGDHEALAAAAGELLDDPARRKQLSAEARAAVRTYDWSSVARDVLRVYETVTGGRAGVVESGLGA; this comes from the coding sequence ATGAGGGTGGGACTCGTCTGCCCCTACACCTGGGACGTGCCGGGCGGCGTCCAGCAGCACATCGGCGACCTCGCCGAGGCGCTCGTCGCGCTCGGCCACGCGGTGTCGGTCATCACGCCCGCCGACGACGACGCCGATCTGCCGCCCTACGTCGTGTCGGCCGGGCGCGCCGTCCCCGTCCCCTACAACGGCTCGGTCGCGCGGCTGGCGTTCGGGTTCCTGTCGGCCGGCCGGGTCCGGCGCTGGATCCGCGAGGGCGGGTTCGACGTCCTGCACGTCCACGAGCCCGCCGCGCCGTCGCTCGGGCTGCTCGCCTGCTGGGCGGCCGACGGGCCCATCGTGGGCACGTTCCACGCCTCCTACGAGAGGTCGCGGGCGCTGTCGGTCACCGCGCCGATCCTGCAGAGCGCCCTGGAGAAGATCACTGGCCGGATCGCGGTGTCGGAGGCCGCGCGCACCACGCTGGTCGAGAACCTCGGCGGCGACGCCGTCCTGATCCCGAACGGCGTCGCGACCGAGCGCTACGCGCCGGCGGAGCCGCTGCCCGGCTGGCGCGGCCGCACGGACACGCCCAGGGACGGCGACGGGGGAGCGCTGGGGTTCCTCGGCCGGATGGACGAGCCGCGCAAGGGGCTGCAGGTGCTGCTGCGCGCCTTCGAGATCCTCGGCCGCTCGCGCCCGGGGCTGCGGCTGCTGATCGCCGGTCCCGGCGACGCCGGCGACGTGCTGGCGCGGGTCCCGGCCGGCCTGCGCGACCGCGTCGTCGTGCTCGGCATGGTGAGCGAGCAGGACAAGGTCCGCGCCTACCACTCGGTGGACGTCTTCGTCGCGCCCAACCTCGGCGGCGAGAGCTTCGGCATCGTCCTCGCCGAGGCCATGGCGGCGGGCGCGCCCATCCTCGCCAGCGACATCGAGGCGTTCGACCGCGTCCTGCGCGGAGGCCGGGCCGGGGCCCTGTTCCCGGCGGGCGACCACGAGGCGCTCGCCGCGGCGGCCGGGGAGCTGCTCGACGACCCGGCCCGCCGCAAGCAGCTGTCCGCCGAGGCCCGCGCCGCCGTCCGGACCTACGACTGGTCGTCGGTGGCCCGCGACGTGCTGCGGGTGTACGAGACCGTCACCGGCGGCCGCGCGGGCGTGGTCGAGTCCGGGCTCGGGGCGTAG
- a CDS encoding DUF3048 domain-containing protein: MRSVWDTTVRGRAAAGMGVLVIGAALSACSGSDGAAKPAPPPSGTGTPQAAGTPTPATHPFTGGARGLANPVLAVKIENTRPALPQSGVSAADIVYVEQVEGGETRLMAVYSSKLPKKVGPVRSARISDLHILPQFGRPAFAFSGVQSKMKKYIRKAPVYDISQESAGGAYFRSGDRRIPYNLYADPKNLLKQAPKAAKPRDIGFRFGDAPDGGKPTKSFTARWPAATMGFTWSAKQKRWLASWGGTPDRAAEGGLLGGRTVVVQYAKTTRSKFHDFLGSYTPLIHTTGTGRAVVLRDGKAYGAKWSRSSEDEGTTYTTADGRPMTFARGQVWVVLVNDGKPYTP, translated from the coding sequence GTGCGATCTGTCTGGGACACCACCGTCCGGGGGCGTGCGGCCGCGGGGATGGGCGTCCTCGTCATCGGCGCCGCGCTGTCGGCCTGCTCGGGCTCGGACGGCGCCGCGAAGCCGGCGCCGCCGCCGAGCGGCACGGGCACGCCCCAGGCCGCCGGAACGCCGACGCCCGCGACGCATCCGTTCACCGGCGGCGCCAGGGGACTGGCCAATCCCGTCCTCGCGGTCAAGATCGAGAACACGCGGCCCGCGCTCCCGCAGAGCGGCGTGTCGGCCGCCGACATCGTCTACGTCGAGCAGGTCGAGGGCGGCGAGACCCGCCTGATGGCGGTCTACTCCTCCAAGCTGCCGAAGAAGGTCGGGCCCGTCCGCAGCGCCCGCATCTCCGATCTGCACATCCTGCCGCAGTTCGGCCGTCCCGCCTTCGCGTTCTCGGGCGTCCAGAGCAAGATGAAGAAGTACATCCGCAAGGCGCCGGTGTACGACATCTCCCAGGAGAGCGCGGGCGGCGCGTACTTCCGCTCCGGCGACAGGCGCATCCCCTACAACCTCTACGCCGACCCCAAGAACCTGCTGAAGCAGGCGCCGAAGGCCGCGAAGCCGCGCGACATCGGCTTCCGCTTCGGAGACGCTCCTGACGGCGGCAAGCCCACCAAATCGTTCACCGCCCGGTGGCCCGCCGCCACCATGGGGTTCACGTGGTCCGCGAAGCAGAAGCGGTGGCTGGCCAGCTGGGGCGGCACCCCCGACCGCGCCGCCGAGGGCGGGCTCCTCGGGGGCAGGACCGTCGTCGTGCAGTACGCCAAGACGACCCGCTCGAAGTTCCACGACTTCCTCGGCAGCTACACGCCGCTGATCCACACCACCGGCACCGGCCGCGCGGTCGTCCTCCGCGACGGCAAGGCCTACGGCGCCAAGTGGTCGCGCTCGTCCGAGGATGAGGGCACCACCTACACCACCGCCGACGGCAGGCCCATGACCTTCGCTCGCGGCCAGGTCTGGGTCGTGCTCGTCAACGACGGCAAGCCCTACACGCCCTAG